The nucleotide window CCGCGATCAGCAGCAGGCCGATGGCCAGGACCGTGCCCATCGCCGGGAAGCCCGCGTGGGCGGAGAGCAGGCTGCCGGTCAACGGGCCGGCCGCCGTACCGAGCGAGGACGCGGAGCCGATCAGGACCGCCCACCGGCCGCGCGGGTCGAGCGAGGCGGCGAGGCCGATCAGATACGACAGCACGACCGGGTAGAGCACGTTCCAGGCGATCTCACCCGTCGCGAAGGTCGTGAGGCCGGTCGCGGAGGCGCTCAGCACGATGCACGCCGCGATGAGCGCCGTGCCGCCGCCGATGGGCAGCGCACGGCCCAGACGCGCGCCCAGCGCACCCGCCCCCAGCACACCCAGCAGACCCGCGCCGAGCGCCGTCGCGAACACCGCGCCGACGGTGACCTCGGAGAGCCCGGCCTGGGTGGTGCCGATACGGCCGCTGACGCCCCAGAGGGAGTTCTGGGCGAGGGACCACAGCAGGAGGGTGACGGCCAGGGTCAGGCCGGAACGGCGGTGGGGGAGGGGGCCGTTGTCCTGGGCGGCCCTGACGGCCGTGGTGGTGGTCAGCCGGCTCGTCGCGGGCCAGGTGAGCAGGGCCGTGAGGGCCAGCGCCGCCAGGGGGAGGCCGTGGCCGGGGCCCAGTTGGGGGATCGTCAGATACAGCGCGCCGGCCAGGGCGGAGACGCCCAGCAGACCGAGCGTAGAGACCCGGTGCGGGTCGCGCTGCGCGGCGATGCCCCTCGCGGCGACGGCGGTCGCCGTGCCCGAGCCGAAGCCGCCGAGGACCGAGCCGACGACGACCACGGGCAGGGCGGTGGTGAGCGCGGCGGTGCCGTACCCGGCGGCGGCCAGCAGCAGCCCCGCGCGGGCGAGCCGACCGGGGCCGATCCGGTCCACCCGGGCGGCGAGGGTGAAGCCCGCCATGGCCGAGCCCAGCAGCAGCGCACTGCCGACAGCACCCGCCTCGGTGGCGGTGAGGGGGAGGGCCGAGTCGAGTCTGCCCACCGTGGTGGGCAGGAGATACGCGGCGAGATACCCAGCCGTGAAAAGGGCGACGAGGGGCCACGGCGGGGTGGTGGCGCGGGGGGACACGGGCGTTCCTGGACGTGCGAAGGTGCGGCTCATTGAGGGGGCTGGGCGGCTGTCGACGGACAGGTACGCGCGAAGAATTTGTATCAAGGGGTGGAGGAGGGACTGAGAGCGGGGGGTGTGATGTGGGGCACGTCGGGTTTGGGGTGGGCGTGGCCGGGTAGCGGATGGCGTCGCCGCTTACACGCCTGCCGCCCCCAACGGGCATGACTCATCGGCCTGTTACTGCGCGACGACCCCACGCGGGACGGCACGACCCTGACCGAGGAGATGCTCGCGGCCGTGGTCACCTTCCCGTTCGGCGCGGGCGACATGAGCACCTGTGTGTTCCTGCCGCACGCCGTACGGACCCGCGTCCGGCACCCCGATACGATGCGGCGCCTGCGGGAGCGGCCTGAGCTGATGCGTCGCTGCACGCTCTGAATCGGCGACGGCCTGCCCCGGATCGCACTAGGGCGTGTTTCGAAAGTGGCGTCGTCGGCCCGGAGGGCGGGGCCCGCGGCGTCTGGTGCGGTGCGTCGCAGGGCGGAGGGTCGTCCGCGTGGGTGTACGCGGATGATCCCGACAACGCGGCGAGGTGCCGTGCCAGGCGTCGCGGGGCAGACGGGACTTTCGAAACACGCCCTAGGGCCGGGCAGGCGTCAGGCCGAGTGGCGGAAGCCGATCGTGGGGACCGCGCGGCGCAGGGGCCACGGTTTGGCGGCCTCCTTCGGGAGCAGGTCCTCCAGGAAGGAGTACCGGCGCAGGGCGGCCGGGTCCTGGCCCTCCAACGACTGCACCCGGCGCCACCAGGCGGCGATCTCGGCCCAGCCCGGGGCGGAGAGTGAACCGCCGAACTCCTGGACGGAGAGCGCGGCCGTGAGACCGGCGAAGGCCAGCCGGTCCGCCAGCGGCCAGTCCGCCAGGGTGCCGGCCACGAAACCGGCGACGAACACATCGCCCGCCCCCGTGGGGTCGAGCGCCTCCACGGCGATCGCCGGCACCTCCGCGGTCTCGCCGGTACGCCCGTCCACCGCGTACGCCCCCTCCGAGCCCAGCGTCACCACCGCCAGCGGTACGTGCTCGGTGAGGGCGTGGGCGGCGGCGCGGGGGCACTCGGCGCGGGTGTAGCGCATGGCCTCGTCGGCGTTCGGCAGGAACGCCTCGCAGTGTCCGAGGTCGGCGAGCCCGGCCAGATCCCAGGCGCCGGTCTCGTCCCAGCCGACGTCCGCGAAGATCCGGGTGCCCTCGCGTGCGGCCTGTGTGATCCAGGGGGAGTGCACGCCGGGTTCGAGGGAGGCGACGGCGGCGCGGGCGCGGGGCGGGCACTCCGGCGCGGGCTCCTCCGGGGGCGCCGCGTGCCCGTGGGAGACCATCGTGCGCTCCCCCTCGTACGCCATGGAGACCGTGACGGGGGAGTGCCAGCCCGGGACCGTACGGGACGCGGACAGGTCGATGCCCTCGCCGCGCTCCAGGGTGTCCCAGCAGTACTCGCCGTAGTGGTCGTCGCCGAAGGCCGCCGCGAGGGAGGTTCTCAGCCCCAGGCGGGCCAGGGCCGTGGCCATGTTCGCGACGCCGCCGGGGCTCTGGCCCATGCCGCGCGCCCAGGACTCGGTGCCGCGCACCGGGGCGGAGTCGAGGCCGGTGAAGATGATGTCGAGGAAGACGGTGCCGGTCAGGTACACGTCCCAGGGCGGGTCGTCCGGCGTTCGCAGACCCATGAGGGGGTCCACCTGGGGCCGGAGGTACGGGCGCTCTCCCTTGGACGCGGTCACGATGTGCTCCCTGGCGTGGTGCGGATCAGGCCAGTGTGCACCAATCGCGGGGTGGGGTGACGTCGGTCACGCCGTGCTTCTGTCTTCACCCCCGAGCTCATACGCGTCGGCGGGGTCGAAGGGGGGCGGCAGCCCCTGGAGGAGGGGACGGGCAGGGGCTGCGGGGGCGGGAGAGGACTCGGTGCTACCAGCGGGGAACGGTCGGTGTCACCCACCCCGGCTCCGCGACCCGCATCGCCGCCGCATCGTCCCGCTCCCGCAGTGAACCGTCGTCGTCCAGCCACCGCTGATGCAGGAACGCCGGCTTGGCCCGGTCGAGTCCACTCCGAGACCCGGCGCGTCGGAGACCCGTACCCGCCCGTCCTCGAACGTGAGGCGCTCGGCCAGTACGTCCTCCGACTGCCAGGGGTAGTGGGAGTCACAGGCATGGTGGAGATCCGGGACCGTGGACGCCACATGGGTCATCGCGGCCAGGGAGATCCCCAGATGCGTGTTGGAGTGCATCGACACCCCGACCTCGAACGTGCGGCAGATGGCGGCCAGTTGAAGGGTGTTGCGCAGACCGCCCCAGTAGTGGTGGTCGGAGAGGACTACCTGGACGGCGTCACGCTCGAACGCCTCCTTGATCTCCGCGAAGGTCGTCACGCACATGTCTGGTGGCGAGGGGGACGTCGGTCCCGGCGGACACCTCGGCCATCGCGGTCGTACCGAGCGCCGGGTCCTCCATCTACTCCAGGACCTCCCCGAGCTCCTTCGCCACCTTGAGGGAGGTCTCCGGTCAGGGGGGCCGATCTGGCGCTGAGAGCCGTCCGCGCCCAGCCGCGCACAGCCCGCAGCCCGAAGACCGCGGCAAGCCCCGAGCTCTTCCGTACCGCCGAAAAGCCCTACGGCACTGTCAGTGCCTCGTCGTACTCTGGAAAGGGCAATCGAGCCCCACGGCTTCAAGGAGGAACCGCGGCCCCAGAGCCGGCCCATGACTCAGACACCCACAGCTCAGACCCCCGCGCAGGGGAAGGCGAGAGCGCAGTTCACCGTCCCGGCGGCCCACCCCATGGTCACCGTGCTGGGTTCGGGCGACTCCCTCCTGCGCGTGATCGAGAAGGCCTTCCCGGCGGTCGACATCCACGTCCGGGGCAATGAGATCAGCGCGGTCGGCGACGCCCTCGAAGTCGCTCTCGTCCAGCGCATGTTCGACGAGATGATGCTGGTGCTCCGCACCGGACAGCCGATGACGGAGGACGCAGTGGAACGCTCGATCGCCATGCTGAGAGCCAGTGACAACGGGCAGAGCGACGGCCAGGAGACCCCGGCCGAGGTGCTGACACAGAACATCCTGTCCTCGCGCGGCCGCACGATCCGCCCCAAGACGCTCAACCAGAAGCGGTACGTCGACGCCATCGACAAGCACACCATCGTCTTCGGCATCGGCCCCGCCGGCACCGGCAAGACCTACCTGGCCATGGCCAAGGCCGTCCAGGCCCTGCAGTCCAAGCAGGTCAACCGCATCATCCTGACCCGCCCGGCGGTCGAGGCCGGCGAACGCCTCGGCTTCCTCCCCGGCACGCTGTACGAGAAGATCGACCCGTACCTGCGCCCGCTGTACGACGCGCTGCACGACATGCTCGACCCGGACTCGATCCCCCGCCTGATGGCGGCCGGAACGATCGAGGTCGCGCCTCTGGCGTACATGCGTGGTCGCACGCTCAACGACGCCTTCATCATCCTCGACGAGGCCCAGAACACCTCGCCCGAGCAGATGAAGATGTTCCTCACCCGCCTCGGCTTCGACTCGAAGATCGTGATCACGGGTGACGTGACGCAGGTCGACCTGCCGAACGGCACGAAGTCGGGTCTGCGTCAGGTCCAGGACATCCTGGAAGGCCTCGACGACGTGCACTTCTCGCGGCTGTCGTCGCAGGATGTCGTACGGCACAAGCTGGTCGGCCGTATCGTCGACGCGTACGAGAAGTACGACAGCGCGAACGGCACCGAGAACGGCACGCACAAGGGCGACCGCCCCAAGGCGTCCGGGCACGGGCACAAGGGGAAGTAGACCAGCACGACCATGTCGATCGACGTCAACAACGAGTCCGGAACCGAGGTCGACGAGCAGGCGATCCTCGACATCGCCCGCTACGCGCTCGCACGGATGCGCATCCACCCGCTCTCCGAGCTCTCGGTGATCGTCGTGGACGCCGACGCCATGGAGCAGCTGCACATCCAGTGGATGGACCTGCCGGGGCCCACGGACGTCATGTCCTTCCCGATGGACGAGCTGCGGCCGCCGTCGAAGGACGACGACGAGCCCCCGCAGGGCCTGCTCGGCGACATCGTGCTCTGCCCCGAGGTCGCCGAACGGCAGGGCAAGGAAGCGCCCACGCAGCACTCCATGGACGAGGAGCTCCAGCTCCTCACCGTCCACGGAGTGCTGCACCTGCTCGGGTACGACCACGAGGAGCCCGACGAGAAGGCCGAGATGTTCGGCCTCCAGGCTGCCATCGTGGACGGCTGGCGCGCGGAGAAGGGCCACACCGGCCCGTCCCCGGCTCCGACCGTGTCATGAGCGCTTCGCTTCTCACCGGCGCGGTCGCCCTGGTCGTCGTCGCCTGGCTCGCCGCCTGCGCGGAGGCCGGCCTCGCGGTCATGTCCAGCTTCCGCGCCGAGGAGGCCGTACGGTCCGGTCGGCGCGGCAGCGCCAAGCTCGCCCAGGTCACGGCCGACCCCACGCGCTACCTCAATCTGGCCCTGCTGGTCCGCGTGGCCTGCGAGATGGCCGCCGCCGCGCTGGTCACCTACGCCTGCCTCCAGGAGTTCGACCGGACAGGGCAGGCCCTGGCCATCGCCATCGGCGTCATGGTCCTCGTCTCCTACGTCGCCGTCGGCGTCTCGCCGCGCACGATCGGCCGCCAGCACCCGCTGAACACGGCCACGGCGGCGGCCTACGTGCTGCTGCCGCTCGCCCGCATCATGGGCCCGATCCCGCCCCTGCTGATTCTGCTCGGCAACGCGCTCACCCCCGGCAAGGGCTTCCGCCGCGGCCCCTTCGCCTCCGAGGCCGAGCTGCGCGCGATGGTCGACCTCGCCGAGAAGGAGTCCCTGATCGAGGCCGAGGAGCGCCGCATGGTGCACTCGGTCTTCGAGCTGGGCGACACCCTCGTACGCGAGGTCATGGTCCCGAGGACCGACCTGGTCGCCATCGAGCGCTACAAGACCATCCGCCAGGCCCTCACGCTCGCCCTGCGCTCCGGCTTCTCGCGCATACCGGTCACGGGTGAGAACGAGGACGACATCGTCGGGATCGTCTATCTGAAGGACCTGGCCCGCAAGACGCACATCAGCCGGGACGCCGAGAGTGAACTGGTGTCCACGGCCATGCGCCCCGCCGTCTTCGTCCCCGACACGAAGAACGCCGGCGACCTGCTCCGCGAGATGCAGCAGGAGCGCAACCACGTCGCCGTCGTCATCGACGAGTACGGCGGCACGGCCGGCATCGTCACCATCGAGGACATCCTCGAGGAGATCGTCGGCGAGATCACCGACGAGTACGACCGTGAACTGCCGCCGGTCGAGGAGCTGGGCGAGGACCGTTACAGGGTCACCGCCCGCCTCGACATCACCGACCTCGGCGAGCTGTACGGCCTGGACGCGTACGACGACGAGGACGTGGAGACGGTGGGCGGGCTGCTCGCCAAGGCGCTGGGCCGCGTCCCGATCGCCGGCGCCTCGTCGGTCGTCGAGTTGCCGGACCAGCGGGAGCTGCGGCTCACGGCGGAGGCCGCGGCCGGCCGCCGGAACAAGATCGTCACGGTGCTGGTGGAGCCGGTCGGGCCCGCCGGAGCCGTGGACGGGGAGAAGAAGGAGTCCGAGTGACCCCGGAGGACCTGCGCGCCTTCTGTCTGTCCTTCAACGAGGCCGTCGAGGACTTCCCCTTCCGCCCCGAGATCTCCGTCTTCAAGGTGCTGGGCAAGATGTTCGCGCTGAGCTGGACGGACCAGCGGCCCCTGAAGGTCAACCTCAAGTGCGACCCCGAGGACGCGGTCCGGCAGCGCGGCGAGCACCCCGGTCTGATCGCTCCCGGCTACCACATGAACAAACGCCACTGGAACACGGTGACGGTCGACGGCGAGCTCCCGGACCAGCTGGTCCGGGAGCTCATCGAGGACTCGTACGACCTGGTCGTGGCCGGTCTGCCGAGAGCGGACCGGCTGCGCCTGGACCGTCCCTGAGGTCGCTCACCCGGGGTGGGCGACCCGGGCGATCAGTTCCCTCTTGAGGACCTTTCCGCTGGGGCCGAGGGGGAAGGCGTCGACGAACAGCACCTCGCGCGGGTACTTGTACGCCGCCATCCGTTCCTTCGCCCAGGCCACGATCTCCGCGGCGAGCGCGGCGTCCTGCTTCGTGCCCGGCCGGGCCACGACCACCGCGTACACCTCCTCGCCATGGACCTCGTGCGGGATGCCGATGACGGCGACCTGGTCGATCGCCGGGTGGCGGGTCAGCACCTCCTCCACCTCGCGGGGGTACACGTTGTAGCCGCCGCGCAGCACCATGTCCTTCTTGCGGTCGACGATGGTCAGACAGCCGTCGGCGTCCTTGACGCCGATGTCGCCGGAGCGGAACCAGCCGTCCACGATCGCCCTGGCGGTCGCCTCGGGCCGGTTCAGATAGCCGGCCATCACGTTGTGCCCCCGGATGACGACCTCGCCCCGCTCACCGGCGGGCAGCAGTTCGATCGCGTCCTCGACGTCCGCTCTGGCGATCTCGACGTCGACACCCCAGATCGGTCTGCCCACGGTGCCCGGTCTGCGCGGCCACGCCTTCTGGTTGTAGGCCACCACCGGAGAGGTCTCGGTCAGGCCGTAGCCCTCGTAGACCGGGCAGCCGAACGTCGCCTCGAACTCGTCGAGCACCTTCACCGGCAGCGCCGCGCCGCCCGAGAACGCGCGGTCCAGCTTCGTCGGCCGGGGGTCGGCCCGGGCCTCGGCGAGCAGTGCCAGATACATGGTCGGGACGCCCATGAACAGCGTGCAGTGCTCGCTCCCCATGAGGTCGAGCGCCTGGCGTGCGTCGAACCTCGGCATCAGCACCAGAGTCGCACCCGCCTGGAAGCAGGTGCTCATCCCGCAGATCTGGCCGAAGGTGTGGAACAGCGGCAGCGCGCCGAGCAGCACGTCGTCGGGCCGGAAGTCGAACGGTGAGTGCAGCGTCGTGGTCACGTTCATCACGACGTTGAGATGGGTGATCATCGCCCCCTTGGGGCGCCCGGTGGTGCCTGAGGTGTAGAGGACGACCGCGAGGTCACCGGGGGCGCGCGGGACGTACCGCTCGATGGGCGTGGCCGACTCCGCGAGCGCGTCGAGACGCGGCGGACCCCCGCTCTCCTGGTTCTCCTCCTTAGCCACGGTGAACACGGGGGTGCCGGTGGCCGCCGCGCCTCTGCCGCCCTCGGGCAGCAGGGGCGCGGCGCAGATCAGCGCCTTCGCGCCGGAGTCGCGCAGGACGTAGGCGATCTCGTCGGCCCGGAGCAGCGCGTGCACCGGTACGGCCACCGCGCCGAGGGCGAGGACGCCGAAGTACGCCATCGGGAAGTGCGGTGTGTTGGGCAGGAGCAGGGCGACCTTGTCGTCGGGGCCGATGCCGTGGTCGCGCAGCACGGCGGCGTAACGCCGGGCGCCGGCCCACAGGTCGCGGTACGAGAACTTCCGCGAGTCGAAGACGACCGCCGGGTGGTCCGGGCGGCGCAGGGCGGACTCGGCGAGTACGGCGGCTACGGACAGGGACATCCGCGCCTCAGCCGCCCGCACCCGCCGCCAGCCGCGCCCTGTCCGGTTTCCCGACACGGGTGAGGGGCAGCTCCGGGCGGATGCCGATCTCGGCCGGGACGTGCTTCGGGGAGAGCGCGGTGCTCACATGGTCGCTCAGCTCCGCGGCCGTGGCGGTGCCGCCGTCGCGCAGGACGACTGCGGCGTGCATGTGCTCGACCCGGTCCTTGTCCCGTACACAGAACACCGCCGCCTGGACGACGTCCGGATGGGCCATGAGGGTGTTCTCGACCGTCAGGGGTTGGATCTTGATCCCGTTGGTCTTGATCACATCGGCGACCCGGCCAAGGATGTGGATGTAACCGCGCTCGTCGACGCGGCCGAGGTCGCCGGTGTGCACCCAACCGTCCCTGACCGTACGGGCGGTCAGCTCCGGGTCACCCACGTACCCGCGCATCGCGAACGGCGAGCGCACACAGATCTCCCCGGTCGCCCCGGCCGGCAGATCGGTGTGGTCGTGCTCGTCGCGGATCCGGATCTCCCCGGCCATCGGGCGCCCCACGGTGAGCCGCAGCTCGGGGTCCGCGTGCTCGGCCGGGGTGAGCATGCTGATCGCGGCGGCCTCGCTCGTGCCGTAGATCTGGAAGAGCACTTCGCCGAAGATCTTGACGGCGTCGGCCAGCCGCTCCGGGGACGCGGGGCAGCCGGTGTAGCAGAGCATCTGGAGGCTGGAGAGGTCGGTGGTGGTGACCTCCGGGTGGTCCATCAGCAGATAGAGCTGCGGGGGCGAGAGCAGCGTGCGGGTGATCCCGTGCTCCGCCACGGCCCGCAGGACCGCGCCCGCGTCGAAGCCGTCGTGGATGACCACCGATCCGCCGGACGCGAGCGAGTCGTCGGCCAGCGCGCCGCTGGAGTGGCTCATCGGCAGCGTGGCGAGATAGGCGCCCCGCCAGGCCATCGTCAGTCCGGCGGTGATGTAGCCGTTGCGCGTACGGAAGTCGACGGCGATGCCCTTGGGCCTGCCCGTCGTACCGCTGGTGTACGTCACCACGGCGGCCCGGTCGAGCGGGATCTCGACGGCGGACGGGTCGAACGCGTCGGCGTCCCCCGCAGTCACGTCGAGCACGTCGGCGGCGAGGTCGCCCCAGCCGAGGAGGGTGGGCGGAGCGGGGAGCCGGTCGCACAGCTCGCGGGCGAGAGCGAGGTGCTCGGCGTCGACCGCCAGATGTGTCGCCCCCGTCTCCGCGAGGATGGTGAGCTTGGCGTCCGTGGCGATCCGGTCGCCGGGGTCGACCGCGTTGGTGGTCTGGAGATGGACGACGGTGGCGCCGGTGAGGTTGGCCGCGTACCGGAGGATGAGGGTCGCGGGGGAGTTGGTGACGGTCAGGATGGCGACGACGGGTGCGTCCGCGTCATCAGAGCTTTCGCCGGCGTGTCGGCGCAGGACCTGTGCGGCGGAGCGGACCGAGCGGGTCAGCTCGTCCCCGGTCAAGGTCTCGTC belongs to Streptomyces graminofaciens and includes:
- a CDS encoding MFS transporter, whose protein sequence is MSPRATTPPWPLVALFTAGYLAAYLLPTTVGRLDSALPLTATEAGAVGSALLLGSAMAGFTLAARVDRIGPGRLARAGLLLAAAGYGTAALTTALPVVVVGSVLGGFGSGTATAVAARGIAAQRDPHRVSTLGLLGVSALAGALYLTIPQLGPGHGLPLAALALTALLTWPATSRLTTTTAVRAAQDNGPLPHRRSGLTLAVTLLLWSLAQNSLWGVSGRIGTTQAGLSEVTVGAVFATALGAGLLGVLGAGALGARLGRALPIGGGTALIAACIVLSASATGLTTFATGEIAWNVLYPVVLSYLIGLAASLDPRGRWAVLIGSASSLGTAAGPLTGSLLSAHAGFPAMGTVLAIGLLLIAVPMTVVARRTTTTTHATYRGQETVEQLEQTEYRPVA
- a CDS encoding carbohydrate kinase family protein; the protein is MTASKGERPYLRPQVDPLMGLRTPDDPPWDVYLTGTVFLDIIFTGLDSAPVRGTESWARGMGQSPGGVANMATALARLGLRTSLAAAFGDDHYGEYCWDTLERGEGIDLSASRTVPGWHSPVTVSMAYEGERTMVSHGHAAPPEEPAPECPPRARAAVASLEPGVHSPWITQAAREGTRIFADVGWDETGAWDLAGLADLGHCEAFLPNADEAMRYTRAECPRAAAHALTEHVPLAVVTLGSEGAYAVDGRTGETAEVPAIAVEALDPTGAGDVFVAGFVAGTLADWPLADRLAFAGLTAALSVQEFGGSLSAPGWAEIAAWWRRVQSLEGQDPAALRRYSFLEDLLPKEAAKPWPLRRAVPTIGFRHSA
- a CDS encoding PhoH family protein, with translation MTQTPTAQTPAQGKARAQFTVPAAHPMVTVLGSGDSLLRVIEKAFPAVDIHVRGNEISAVGDALEVALVQRMFDEMMLVLRTGQPMTEDAVERSIAMLRASDNGQSDGQETPAEVLTQNILSSRGRTIRPKTLNQKRYVDAIDKHTIVFGIGPAGTGKTYLAMAKAVQALQSKQVNRIILTRPAVEAGERLGFLPGTLYEKIDPYLRPLYDALHDMLDPDSIPRLMAAGTIEVAPLAYMRGRTLNDAFIILDEAQNTSPEQMKMFLTRLGFDSKIVITGDVTQVDLPNGTKSGLRQVQDILEGLDDVHFSRLSSQDVVRHKLVGRIVDAYEKYDSANGTENGTHKGDRPKASGHGHKGK
- the ybeY gene encoding rRNA maturation RNase YbeY produces the protein MSIDVNNESGTEVDEQAILDIARYALARMRIHPLSELSVIVVDADAMEQLHIQWMDLPGPTDVMSFPMDELRPPSKDDDEPPQGLLGDIVLCPEVAERQGKEAPTQHSMDEELQLLTVHGVLHLLGYDHEEPDEKAEMFGLQAAIVDGWRAEKGHTGPSPAPTVS
- a CDS encoding hemolysin family protein, giving the protein MSASLLTGAVALVVVAWLAACAEAGLAVMSSFRAEEAVRSGRRGSAKLAQVTADPTRYLNLALLVRVACEMAAAALVTYACLQEFDRTGQALAIAIGVMVLVSYVAVGVSPRTIGRQHPLNTATAAAYVLLPLARIMGPIPPLLILLGNALTPGKGFRRGPFASEAELRAMVDLAEKESLIEAEERRMVHSVFELGDTLVREVMVPRTDLVAIERYKTIRQALTLALRSGFSRIPVTGENEDDIVGIVYLKDLARKTHISRDAESELVSTAMRPAVFVPDTKNAGDLLREMQQERNHVAVVIDEYGGTAGIVTIEDILEEIVGEITDEYDRELPPVEELGEDRYRVTARLDITDLGELYGLDAYDDEDVETVGGLLAKALGRVPIAGASSVVELPDQRELRLTAEAAAGRRNKIVTVLVEPVGPAGAVDGEKKESE
- a CDS encoding MmcQ/YjbR family DNA-binding protein — translated: MTPEDLRAFCLSFNEAVEDFPFRPEISVFKVLGKMFALSWTDQRPLKVNLKCDPEDAVRQRGEHPGLIAPGYHMNKRHWNTVTVDGELPDQLVRELIEDSYDLVVAGLPRADRLRLDRP
- a CDS encoding long-chain-fatty-acid--CoA ligase, yielding MSLSVAAVLAESALRRPDHPAVVFDSRKFSYRDLWAGARRYAAVLRDHGIGPDDKVALLLPNTPHFPMAYFGVLALGAVAVPVHALLRADEIAYVLRDSGAKALICAAPLLPEGGRGAAATGTPVFTVAKEENQESGGPPRLDALAESATPIERYVPRAPGDLAVVLYTSGTTGRPKGAMITHLNVVMNVTTTLHSPFDFRPDDVLLGALPLFHTFGQICGMSTCFQAGATLVLMPRFDARQALDLMGSEHCTLFMGVPTMYLALLAEARADPRPTKLDRAFSGGAALPVKVLDEFEATFGCPVYEGYGLTETSPVVAYNQKAWPRRPGTVGRPIWGVDVEIARADVEDAIELLPAGERGEVVIRGHNVMAGYLNRPEATARAIVDGWFRSGDIGVKDADGCLTIVDRKKDMVLRGGYNVYPREVEEVLTRHPAIDQVAVIGIPHEVHGEEVYAVVVARPGTKQDAALAAEIVAWAKERMAAYKYPREVLFVDAFPLGPSGKVLKRELIARVAHPG
- a CDS encoding AMP-binding protein, encoding MPENESMPEDDSMPKEGSTPEDGSTPAHASISARETYVSQILEVMSAEPEQVVLSCRDETLTGDELTRSVRSAAQVLRRHAGESSDDADAPVVAILTVTNSPATLILRYAANLTGATVVHLQTTNAVDPGDRIATDAKLTILAETGATHLAVDAEHLALARELCDRLPAPPTLLGWGDLAADVLDVTAGDADAFDPSAVEIPLDRAAVVTYTSGTTGRPKGIAVDFRTRNGYITAGLTMAWRGAYLATLPMSHSSGALADDSLASGGSVVIHDGFDAGAVLRAVAEHGITRTLLSPPQLYLLMDHPEVTTTDLSSLQMLCYTGCPASPERLADAVKIFGEVLFQIYGTSEAAAISMLTPAEHADPELRLTVGRPMAGEIRIRDEHDHTDLPAGATGEICVRSPFAMRGYVGDPELTARTVRDGWVHTGDLGRVDERGYIHILGRVADVIKTNGIKIQPLTVENTLMAHPDVVQAAVFCVRDKDRVEHMHAAVVLRDGGTATAAELSDHVSTALSPKHVPAEIGIRPELPLTRVGKPDRARLAAGAGG